A single region of the Leisingera thetidis genome encodes:
- a CDS encoding PA0069 family radical SAM protein → MRRKARASLSNAAGRYDMARDPVDDGWFQEVPPAVIPTEVRQEAARTLITYNRSPDLPFDRSINPYRGCEHGCIYCFARPTHAYLGLSPGLDFETRLVARPNAAEVLRRELSAPCYKVATIALGTNTDPYQPCERDYGITRACLEVLRDFNHPVAIVTKGAMVERDLDILAPMAAKGLVRAGISVTTLDPDLSRRMEPRAPLPARRLAAIRRLTAAGVPVRVMTSPIVPGLTDHELEALLAAGAEAGADAASWIMLRLPREVSELWQQWLAEHAPDRAAKVMARLREMHGGRDYDPRWGHRMRGEGRYAEMIAQRFRAACRRLGLQERTADLRCEQFARPPQPGDQLALF, encoded by the coding sequence ATGCGCCGCAAAGCGCGCGCCAGTCTCAGCAATGCGGCAGGCCGCTATGACATGGCGCGCGATCCAGTTGATGACGGCTGGTTTCAGGAGGTTCCGCCTGCGGTGATTCCCACCGAGGTCCGCCAGGAGGCGGCGCGCACGCTGATCACCTATAACCGGTCGCCTGACCTGCCGTTTGACAGGTCGATCAATCCCTATCGCGGCTGCGAGCATGGCTGCATCTACTGTTTCGCCCGCCCGACCCATGCCTATCTGGGTCTGTCGCCCGGGCTGGATTTCGAAACCCGGCTGGTGGCACGGCCCAACGCGGCGGAGGTGCTGCGCAGGGAACTGTCGGCGCCGTGCTATAAGGTGGCCACGATTGCGCTTGGCACCAACACCGATCCCTACCAGCCGTGCGAGCGGGACTACGGCATCACCCGGGCCTGCCTGGAGGTGCTGCGCGATTTCAACCACCCGGTGGCGATTGTGACCAAAGGGGCGATGGTGGAGCGCGACCTGGATATTCTGGCGCCGATGGCGGCCAAGGGCCTGGTGCGGGCCGGGATTTCTGTCACCACGCTGGACCCGGACTTGTCACGCCGGATGGAGCCGCGGGCGCCTTTGCCTGCCCGGCGCCTGGCTGCCATCCGGCGGCTGACGGCGGCGGGCGTGCCGGTGCGGGTGATGACCTCCCCGATTGTGCCAGGGCTCACCGATCATGAACTGGAGGCGCTGCTGGCGGCCGGGGCGGAGGCCGGGGCGGACGCTGCCAGCTGGATCATGCTGCGGCTGCCGCGGGAGGTGTCGGAGCTGTGGCAGCAATGGCTGGCCGAGCACGCGCCTGACCGTGCGGCCAAGGTGATGGCGCGGTTGCGCGAGATGCACGGCGGACGCGATTACGATCCGCGCTGGGGCCATCGGATGCGCGGCGAGGGGCGCTATGCCGAAATGATCGCGCAGCGGTTCAGGGCGGCCTGCCGGCGCTTGGGGCTGCAGGAGCGGACCGCGGACTTGCGCTGCGAGCAGTTTGCCCGCCCGCCGCAGCCGGGCGATCAGCTGGCGCTGTTCTGA
- the purN gene encoding phosphoribosylglycinamide formyltransferase, with the protein MSHKKVAILISGGGSNMVSLLESMTGDHPARPCLVLSNNADAGGLVKAAAAGVATAVVDHRPYRGDREAFEAELVKPIFEAGADIVCLAGFMRVLTAGFVAQFEGRMLNIHPSLLPKYKGLNTHARALEAGDAEHGCTVHEVTPRLDDGPILGQARVPVLENDTPEALAARVLVQEHNLYPAVLRRFAGGHKTPVLLG; encoded by the coding sequence GTGAGCCACAAGAAGGTTGCCATCCTGATCTCCGGCGGCGGCTCCAACATGGTGTCGCTGCTGGAGAGCATGACCGGCGACCATCCGGCGCGGCCTTGCCTGGTTCTGTCCAACAACGCCGATGCCGGCGGGCTGGTCAAGGCGGCCGCCGCAGGCGTGGCGACCGCTGTGGTGGATCACCGCCCGTACAGGGGCGACCGCGAAGCCTTTGAGGCGGAGCTGGTGAAGCCGATTTTCGAAGCCGGGGCCGACATTGTCTGCCTGGCCGGTTTCATGCGGGTGCTGACCGCGGGGTTTGTTGCGCAGTTCGAAGGCCGGATGCTGAATATCCACCCCTCTCTGCTGCCGAAATACAAGGGCCTGAACACCCACGCGCGCGCGCTGGAGGCAGGGGATGCCGAGCATGGCTGCACCGTGCACGAGGTGACGCCGCGCCTGGATGACGGCCCCATCCTCGGCCAGGCCCGGGTGCCGGTACTTGAGAATGACACGCCGGAGGCGCTGGCTGCACGTGTTCTGGTTCAAGAACACAACCTCTATCCGGCGGTGCTGCGCCGCTTTGCCGGGGGACACAAGACGCCGGTTCTGCTGGGCTGA
- a CDS encoding DUF1638 domain-containing protein codes for MARKGRAARLTERAAFRPPTGRTLEESSLTEQGLAAPEKKTGRILLIACGALAREILDIKEKNGLDHIDLTCLPAKLHLYPEQITDAIDGAVAKHSAVYDKIYVVYADCGTGGALERKCAELGVEMVAGPHCYSFFEGNDTFARHADEGEITAFYLTDFLVKQFDAFVWRPMGLDKNPELRDMVFGNYTKLVYQSQISDPKLVEKARDCADRMGLEFEHRHTGYGDLETAISGWAR; via the coding sequence TTGGCACGCAAAGGACGCGCAGCCCGCCTGACAGAGCGGGCTGCCTTCCGCCCGCCCACCGGGCGGACGCTTGAGGAAAGCTCCCTCACCGAACAGGGCCTGGCCGCCCCTGAAAAGAAGACCGGCCGCATCCTGCTGATCGCCTGCGGCGCGCTTGCGCGTGAAATCCTTGATATCAAGGAGAAAAACGGGCTGGATCACATCGACCTCACCTGCCTGCCCGCCAAGCTGCACCTGTATCCCGAGCAAATCACCGACGCCATCGACGGCGCCGTGGCGAAGCATTCAGCGGTCTACGACAAGATCTATGTGGTCTATGCCGACTGCGGCACCGGCGGCGCGCTGGAACGCAAATGCGCCGAGCTTGGCGTCGAGATGGTGGCGGGCCCGCATTGCTACTCCTTCTTCGAGGGCAATGACACCTTTGCCCGCCATGCCGATGAAGGCGAAATCACCGCCTTCTACCTGACCGACTTCCTGGTCAAGCAGTTCGACGCCTTCGTCTGGCGGCCGATGGGGCTCGACAAGAACCCGGAGCTCAGGGACATGGTGTTCGGCAATTACACCAAACTAGTCTACCAGTCGCAGATCAGCGATCCCAAGCTGGTGGAAAAGGCCAGGGACTGCGCCGACCGGATGGGGCTGGAATTCGAGCACCGCCATACCGGCTACGGCGATCTGGAAACCGCCATTTCCGGCTGGGCACGCTAG
- a CDS encoding SufE family protein: protein MATAAFEEIVEDFEFMEDWEDRYRHVIDLGKAMEPLDDALKVPATKVDGCASQVWLHATVEGGEFRFDGDSDAMIVRGLIAVLRRLYNGLPVKAVPVVDAKAELGRLELNEHLSSQRSNGLRAMIERIRETAMAQV from the coding sequence ATGGCCACAGCCGCCTTTGAAGAGATCGTGGAAGACTTCGAGTTCATGGAGGACTGGGAGGACCGCTACCGGCATGTGATTGATCTGGGCAAGGCGATGGAGCCCCTGGACGATGCGCTGAAGGTGCCTGCAACCAAAGTTGACGGCTGCGCCAGCCAGGTCTGGCTGCATGCCACGGTCGAGGGCGGTGAATTCCGTTTCGACGGCGACAGCGACGCAATGATTGTGCGCGGTCTGATCGCGGTTCTGCGCCGCCTGTACAACGGGCTGCCGGTCAAGGCGGTGCCGGTGGTGGATGCCAAGGCGGAACTGGGGCGGCTGGAGCTCAATGAGCATCTGTCCTCGCAGCGTTCCAACGGCTTGCGCGCGATGATCGAACGGATCCGCGAAACGGCAATGGCGCAGGTCTGA
- a CDS encoding MBL fold metallo-hydrolase codes for MTINRRVFLSGLAAAPAAALGSGFAGTGWAWAAAGTAAAVTHSFTLGDAKITVLLDGHLPLGTQLFNGYDAAKAGTVLAQGLHRLQDGGLQIPVNGYLIERAGQKLLIDTGTAQLMGPGLGALGAGLAAAGAAPESIDTVLLTHIHPDHSGGLITPEGTAVFANAELVVAQREWDFWHDDAVLAGVPESSRGFFDIARNSVAPYASRLKLLQREEEAAAGFTALELPGHTPGHTGFMLDAGSEGLLFWGDLIHSAALQFALPDWTIAFDTDPAQTAATRRRMLDRAAADNLLVTGAHLDFPALGRVLRQGEAYAYQAAPWQFGI; via the coding sequence ATGACAATCAATCGCAGGGTGTTTTTGAGCGGGCTGGCAGCTGCCCCGGCCGCGGCACTGGGAAGCGGGTTTGCCGGCACTGGCTGGGCATGGGCCGCGGCGGGGACGGCTGCGGCTGTCACCCATTCTTTCACATTGGGAGATGCAAAAATCACCGTGCTTCTGGATGGGCATCTTCCCCTGGGGACGCAGCTGTTCAACGGCTATGACGCGGCCAAAGCCGGAACTGTGCTGGCGCAGGGGCTGCACCGGCTGCAGGACGGCGGGCTGCAGATCCCGGTCAATGGTTACCTGATTGAGCGTGCCGGGCAGAAGCTGCTCATCGACACCGGCACTGCCCAGCTGATGGGGCCGGGCCTTGGCGCGCTGGGCGCAGGGCTGGCAGCAGCAGGAGCGGCACCCGAAAGTATCGATACGGTGCTGCTGACCCATATCCACCCGGACCACTCCGGCGGGCTGATCACACCGGAGGGTACGGCTGTCTTTGCCAATGCCGAACTGGTGGTTGCGCAGCGGGAGTGGGACTTCTGGCATGACGACGCGGTCCTTGCCGGTGTGCCCGAGAGCAGCCGTGGCTTCTTTGACATCGCCCGCAACTCGGTCGCGCCGTATGCCAGCCGCCTGAAACTGCTGCAGCGAGAAGAGGAGGCCGCTGCCGGCTTCACCGCGCTGGAACTGCCGGGCCATACACCGGGCCACACCGGGTTCATGCTGGACGCGGGCAGTGAGGGGCTGCTGTTCTGGGGCGACCTGATCCACAGCGCCGCGCTGCAGTTTGCCCTGCCGGACTGGACCATCGCCTTTGATACCGATCCGGCCCAGACGGCGGCCACCCGGCGGCGGATGCTGGACCGGGCGGCGGCGGACAATCTGCTGGTCACAGGTGCGCATCTGGACTTTCCGGCGCTGGGCCGGGTGCTGCGCCAAGGCGAAGCCTACGCCTATCAGGCGGCCCCCTGGCAGTTTGGTATCTGA
- a CDS encoding LysR family transcriptional regulator, translating into MDRLTLLETFTLALDEGSLNRAAQRRGITQSAVSQQVKQLETLTGQQLLHRTAKGIHATRAGDLVYSHAQTLLTGYNRMTAELDALEGSVSGTFRISVNSFLGRSVIGPMLLDLNREHPDLNVVMRLEDRLVDVVREGYDLAIRTGRLGDTDGFGRRISTLETVLFATPAYLDREGRPQTPEELQRLKFIQHHEDQTRGFFPLRRGGQEYPAPVQVGFTADDPDLIMRAVSSGSGYTRAPRFMIEEQLASGEYELVLPSYEAPLKAVFAVYPSRRTPDRRRDLTIEHTVARLEALHRSRHADSPVLPAITA; encoded by the coding sequence ATGGACAGGCTGACTCTTTTGGAGACCTTCACCCTGGCACTGGATGAAGGCAGCCTGAACCGGGCCGCTCAGCGCCGCGGCATCACGCAGTCCGCAGTCAGCCAGCAGGTAAAGCAACTGGAAACCCTGACCGGCCAGCAGCTGCTGCACCGGACCGCCAAAGGCATCCACGCAACCCGTGCAGGGGATCTGGTATACAGCCACGCCCAGACCCTTCTTACTGGCTACAACCGGATGACGGCAGAGCTGGACGCACTCGAAGGCAGCGTGTCAGGCACCTTCCGCATCAGCGTGAATTCCTTTCTGGGGCGCAGCGTGATCGGCCCGATGCTGCTGGATCTGAACCGCGAGCACCCGGATCTGAACGTCGTGATGCGCCTGGAGGACCGGCTGGTCGATGTGGTGCGCGAGGGCTACGACCTGGCGATCCGGACCGGGCGGCTGGGCGACACAGACGGATTCGGGCGCCGGATTTCCACCCTGGAAACCGTCCTGTTCGCCACACCGGCCTACCTGGACCGGGAAGGCCGCCCGCAAACACCGGAAGAGCTGCAGCGGCTCAAATTCATTCAGCATCACGAGGATCAGACCCGCGGTTTCTTCCCGCTGCGCCGCGGCGGGCAGGAATATCCCGCGCCGGTCCAGGTCGGCTTTACTGCCGACGACCCCGACCTGATCATGCGCGCGGTCAGCAGCGGCTCCGGCTATACCCGCGCGCCCCGCTTCATGATCGAAGAACAACTGGCCTCCGGCGAATACGAACTGGTGCTGCCAAGCTACGAGGCGCCGCTGAAAGCGGTCTTCGCTGTCTACCCCTCCCGGCGCACGCCGGACCGGCGCCGGGATCTGACCATTGAGCACACGGTTGCGCGGCTGGAGGCCCTGCACCGGAGCAGGCATGCGGATTCGCCTGTCCTCCCTGCAATCACCGCTTGA
- the rnd gene encoding ribonuclease D: protein MKTLTTTEELQAFCETAAQHPYVTVDTEFLRERTYYSKLCLIQLAFAGDGETDAVLVDPLADGISLEPLYALFRDETVVKVFHAARQDLEIFWVDAGVFPKPLFDTQVAAMVCGFGEQAGYETLVRKIVKQGLDKTSRFTDWSRRPLSEAQKTYALADVTHLRKIYEFLAAELEKSGRAHWVTEELQVLTDPATYDLQPEEAWKRVKTRTTSGKFLAVVRELAAFREVYAQTNNVPRNRVFKDDALVELASTKPRTGGELGGSRLLLREARKGAIAEGILEAVAKGVACPAENHPKMDRSKEKLQVNPALADLLRVLLKAKTEAEGVAAKLIAPSADLDAIAAGLRDVPALSGWRREVFGADALRLCEGKIGLAADGQAVQVVEL, encoded by the coding sequence ATGAAAACTCTGACCACCACCGAAGAACTGCAGGCCTTTTGCGAAACAGCCGCTCAGCATCCTTATGTCACGGTGGATACCGAGTTTCTGCGGGAGCGGACGTATTACTCCAAGCTCTGCCTGATCCAGCTGGCTTTTGCCGGCGATGGCGAGACCGATGCGGTTCTGGTCGATCCGCTGGCCGATGGCATCTCGCTGGAGCCGCTTTATGCGTTGTTCCGCGATGAGACCGTGGTCAAGGTGTTCCACGCTGCCCGCCAGGATCTGGAAATCTTCTGGGTTGATGCCGGGGTATTCCCCAAGCCGCTGTTCGACACCCAGGTGGCGGCAATGGTCTGCGGCTTCGGCGAGCAGGCGGGCTATGAGACGCTGGTGCGCAAGATCGTCAAGCAGGGGCTGGACAAGACTTCGCGCTTTACCGACTGGTCGCGCCGCCCGCTGAGCGAGGCGCAGAAGACATACGCGCTGGCGGATGTGACCCATTTGCGCAAGATCTATGAGTTCCTGGCCGCGGAGCTGGAAAAGAGCGGCCGCGCCCATTGGGTCACAGAAGAACTGCAGGTGCTGACAGATCCGGCAACCTATGATCTCCAGCCGGAAGAGGCTTGGAAACGAGTCAAGACACGCACCACCTCGGGCAAGTTTCTGGCAGTCGTGCGCGAGCTTGCGGCATTCCGCGAAGTTTATGCGCAAACCAACAACGTGCCGCGCAACCGGGTCTTCAAGGATGACGCGCTGGTAGAGCTGGCCTCGACCAAGCCGCGCACGGGCGGCGAGCTGGGCGGCTCCCGCCTGCTGCTGCGCGAGGCGCGCAAGGGGGCGATTGCCGAAGGTATTCTGGAGGCCGTGGCCAAAGGCGTCGCCTGCCCGGCGGAAAACCATCCCAAGATGGACCGCAGCAAGGAGAAGCTGCAGGTGAACCCGGCGCTGGCGGACCTGCTGCGGGTGCTGCTGAAGGCCAAGACCGAGGCGGAAGGAGTCGCGGCCAAGCTGATTGCCCCGAGCGCCGATCTGGATGCTATTGCGGCGGGCCTGCGCGATGTTCCCGCGCTCAGCGGCTGGCGGCGGGAAGTCTTCGGCGCCGATGCGCTGCGGCTGTGCGAAGGCAAAATCGGCCTGGCAGCCGACGGCCAGGCTGTACAGGTTGTGGAGCTTTAG
- a CDS encoding corrinoid protein: protein MSDEEDIILSELDDEELVQQMFDDLYDGLREEIEEGVNILLERKWTPYDILTKALVGGMTVVGADFRDGILFVPEVLLAANAMKGGMAILKPLLAETGAPRVGSMVIGTVKGDIHDIGKNLVSMMMEGAGFEVVDIGINNPVENYLEAMAEHKPDILGMSALLTTTMPYMKVVIDTMVEQGLRDDYIVLVGGAPLNEEFGKAIGADGYCRDAAVAVEMAKDFVARKHNSMSA, encoded by the coding sequence ATGTCGGACGAAGAAGACATCATCCTCTCGGAACTCGATGACGAGGAACTTGTTCAGCAGATGTTTGACGACCTCTATGATGGTCTCAGAGAGGAAATCGAAGAAGGCGTGAACATCCTTCTGGAGCGCAAGTGGACTCCCTACGACATCCTGACCAAAGCGCTGGTGGGCGGCATGACCGTGGTCGGCGCCGACTTCCGCGACGGCATCCTGTTCGTGCCGGAAGTGCTGCTGGCGGCCAACGCGATGAAGGGCGGCATGGCCATCCTGAAGCCGCTGCTGGCTGAAACCGGCGCCCCGCGCGTCGGTTCCATGGTGATCGGCACTGTCAAGGGCGACATCCACGACATCGGCAAGAACCTGGTCTCCATGATGATGGAAGGCGCGGGCTTTGAGGTTGTCGACATCGGCATCAACAACCCGGTCGAAAACTACCTGGAAGCGATGGCAGAGCATAAGCCCGACATCCTCGGCATGTCGGCTCTGCTGACCACCACCATGCCCTACATGAAAGTGGTGATCGACACGATGGTCGAACAGGGCCTGCGCGACGACTACATCGTGCTGGTGGGCGGCGCGCCGCTGAACGAAGAGTTCGGCAAGGCAATCGGCGCCGACGGCTATTGCCGTGACGCAGCCGTGGCCGTGGAAATGGCCAAGGACTTCGTTGCGCGCAAGCACAACTCGATGAGCGCCTGA
- the purM gene encoding phosphoribosylformylglycinamidine cyclo-ligase: protein MTSGKNGLTYADAGVDIDAGNALVDRIKPAAKRTNRSGVMSGLGGFGALFDLKAAGYSDPILVGATDGVGTKLRIAIDTGVVDGVGIDLVAMCVNDLVCQGAEPLFFLDYFATGKLETETAARIIEGIAEGCVRSDCALIGGETAEMPGMYPEGDFDLAGFAVGAMERGSALPEGVAEGDVLLGLASDGVHSNGYSLVRKLVEVSGLGWDADCPFGEGTLGEALLTPTRLYVKQCLAAVRAGGVHALAHITGGGLTENLPRVLPEDLGADIDLNAWELPPVFKWMAATGSIAEAEMLKTFNCGIGMILSVSADRADALTEVLQAEGETVSRLGTVTKGAGMRYAGKLL from the coding sequence ATGACCAGCGGCAAGAACGGCTTGACCTATGCAGACGCAGGTGTGGACATTGATGCGGGCAACGCCCTGGTCGACCGGATCAAGCCGGCCGCCAAGCGCACCAACCGCTCCGGCGTGATGAGCGGGCTGGGCGGTTTCGGCGCCCTGTTCGATCTGAAAGCCGCTGGCTACAGCGATCCGATCCTGGTCGGCGCCACCGACGGTGTCGGCACCAAGCTGCGGATTGCCATCGACACCGGCGTGGTGGACGGCGTTGGCATCGACCTGGTGGCGATGTGCGTCAATGACCTGGTCTGCCAGGGCGCCGAACCGCTGTTCTTCCTCGACTATTTTGCCACCGGCAAGCTGGAAACCGAAACCGCCGCCCGCATCATTGAAGGCATCGCCGAGGGCTGCGTGCGCTCCGACTGCGCGCTGATCGGCGGCGAGACTGCGGAAATGCCGGGCATGTATCCGGAAGGCGATTTCGACCTCGCGGGTTTTGCGGTTGGCGCGATGGAGCGCGGCTCGGCGCTGCCCGAAGGCGTGGCGGAAGGCGACGTGCTGCTGGGGCTGGCCTCTGACGGTGTGCACTCCAACGGCTACTCGCTGGTGCGCAAGCTGGTCGAGGTTTCCGGCCTGGGCTGGGATGCGGATTGCCCGTTTGGCGAGGGCACCCTGGGTGAAGCGCTGCTGACCCCGACCCGCCTGTATGTAAAACAGTGCCTGGCCGCGGTGCGGGCAGGGGGCGTGCATGCGCTGGCCCATATCACCGGCGGTGGCCTGACCGAGAACCTGCCGCGGGTGCTGCCCGAAGACTTGGGCGCCGACATCGACCTGAACGCCTGGGAACTGCCGCCCGTGTTCAAGTGGATGGCAGCCACCGGCAGCATTGCCGAAGCGGAAATGCTGAAGACCTTCAACTGCGGCATCGGCATGATCCTGTCAGTCTCTGCAGACCGCGCCGATGCGCTGACCGAAGTGCTGCAGGCCGAGGGCGAGACCGTGTCCCGCCTGGGCACCGTGACCAAAGGCGCCGGCATGCGCTATGCGGGCAAGCTGCTGTGA